The sequence TGGAGTTTTGGATTTAAAAACCAAACATAGAAATTGGGAAATGACTACAGCAGCAGTTCCCTTTGCCTCCACAGAAGACCCAAAAGACCCTAACAAAGTAAAGGTGGTGTTTGACAGAATCGGACGTGCTAATTATTTTTCCCGTTCTCCCATCCCCGCTTCCTTTAAGGGAGAGGCAACTTACCATCGGCATTTAGGAATTTATGCCTATGAAAGAGAATTTTTAATGAATTATAATCATCTGCCGACTTCCGATTGGGAAACGGTAGAATCTTTAGAACAACTTCGTGCTTTGCAGAATGGATCTACCATTGGTGTTTATCTTTCGGATAAGGCCAACTTGGGTGTAGATTCCCCAGCAGATTTAGAAGTGGTGGTAAAAGATTTTAAAGAGAAGGGTTTGATTTAGAGGATATATTAGAAGAGTATTACGTTTGCGGTTAAATGCCGTTATTCTTCATTTACTTTGCCATTGGAGTACAAATTTCAATAATTGTTCCAAACATGTCTTGAACGTAAGCTACTGATTGACCCCAAGATTTTTCCTCGGGCCTTTTAAGTTCTTTTGCTCCGTTCTGAATAGCTGTTTCAAAAGCCTTTATTATATTTGCAGTTGAAAATGCTATTTCAAAACAATTTTTTAAACCTTTTTGTGCATCGATATTAATATTCATTTTTAGCATTTCATTGTTTGCAAAAGCTAACACTGTTTCTCCAGTTTCCATTTCAGCATACATATTTGATTCGTGGATAAACCTTGTTTTTAATCCAAATGCTTTTTGGTAAAACTCTGTTGCTTTTACAGCATCATCGACATAGATAATTACATAATTCAATTTCATCTTGTTTCTCCTTTTGTTTTTTTCTTTTTTGGTTTAGGTTCTGGTAATTCGTCTGCAGTTATTCTTATTAAATGGCTAATCCATTCACGGTCATCGATTTTATCTTCTATTAAAAAACTTTTTTTTGCGCCAGGATATGGAGGTGCCTCTTTAACATCACCAATAAATGCTTTTCCTCCTTCAGTTGGTTTGACAAACAGTTGATTATCGCATATCAAAGCGACTATTTTATCATAAGAATAAATAGCATATTCACCAAACATTTTTTTGCAGGTAATAGTTCCTGCATTTTCTATTTGTTCAACAACGTAATCAACAAAATCCTGATTTGATGACATTTTATCATTCTCCTTTCTTTAGGGGCGTATGGCATATAATAAACTAGACTAACCGATGTTCCTCGCCCCTGAGTCTCGAAGAGACTTTACGGACTGGCACGTAGTTTGCGGATGCAAACGAGTGACAGAAGGGGAATGTGCCGAAGCGCAGCGTTTCCTCTTCTGTTATACGCAGGAAATGATTACTATGATTAAATGGGAAACTAAATCTATTTTCTTTAATTATTTTATATATCTTGATACAGTCATTAAAAATAAGTTTATCCTGAACATTTTAAATCGCGCTGAATTATACAATTATCTCTACTTACAGTGCATGATACATATCCAGGTGGATCTTTAAGACACGATTGATATAAAAAAATATCGCATATTGTAATTGTTAGAGCAGGATTGCAGGCATCTTCTTTTTCCTTTGTCTCTTTTGATTTTCCAAATATTTCCTCTCTTTCGCTTTGGCAATTTATAAGAAATATAAGGCATAGAATTATAGGTAAATATCTAAATGTTTTTATATTTTTATAAATCTTTTTAACATTTTTTAAGAGGTATGTAATTTATGGTGCTCTTTACTATAGTGAGGAAAAATTAATAATTCAATTTAAGGAAAACATTAACATTTAATATTTCAATTTTATAATTAGAGGAATTTGCATTTCTTACGCATAACAG comes from Leptospira harrisiae and encodes:
- a CDS encoding TfoX/Sxy family protein, whose translation is MSSNQDFVDYVVEQIENAGTITCKKMFGEYAIYSYDKIVALICDNQLFVKPTEGGKAFIGDVKEAPPYPGAKKSFLIEDKIDDREWISHLIRITADELPEPKPKKKKTKGETR
- a CDS encoding VOC family protein: MKLNYVIIYVDDAVKATEFYQKAFGLKTRFIHESNMYAEMETGETVLAFANNEMLKMNINIDAQKGLKNCFEIAFSTANIIKAFETAIQNGAKELKRPEEKSWGQSVAYVQDMFGTIIEICTPMAK
- the kdsB gene encoding 3-deoxy-manno-octulosonate cytidylyltransferase — translated: MSDQILGVIPARFASTRFPGKPLALIGEKPMIQWTYHHASLSKSIHRLVVATDDKRIHDAVIKFGGESVLTSPDHPTGTDRIIEVAEKYPNYGIILNIQGDEPGMEPKLMDGVLDLKTKHRNWEMTTAAVPFASTEDPKDPNKVKVVFDRIGRANYFSRSPIPASFKGEATYHRHLGIYAYEREFLMNYNHLPTSDWETVESLEQLRALQNGSTIGVYLSDKANLGVDSPADLEVVVKDFKEKGLI